The genome window ACTTCAATTTTACAAGGCCTATCTTTTGATGTAATTCAAGGAGATATCAATCAAGAAATTCACTCCATCGCCTACGACTCCCGGGATGTACAAGCAAACAGCGTATTTGTTGCAATCTCTGGATTTTCTGTTGATGGACATAACTATATAGATAGCGCGATTGAACGTGGCGCTAGTATCATTATTGCAGAACGAAATATTAAAACAGATAAAGATGTGACGATTTTACAAGTTGCAAATACAAGAAATGCGTTAGCACTTATTTCTGCAAACTTCTATCAACATCCAACAGAAAAATTAAACTTAATCGGAATTACTGGAACGAACGGAAAAACGTCCATTTCCTATTTTATTAAATCCATTTATGAGGAAGCCAAGAAATCAATTGCCCTCATTGGTACAATAGGAACGGTAATAAATGACCAATTAATCCAAACAAAAAATACAACGCCAGAATCTCTAAATCTACAGCAATTCTTTGCAGCTATGCTAGAAGAAAACACGGAAAATTGCATGATGGAGGTTTCTTCCCATGCCCTCAATTTGGACCGGGTTGCCTATAGCAGATTTAATACAGGAATTTTTACGAACCTTACACCGGACCATCTTGAGTTGCACAAAAATATGGACGAGTATTTCGAAGCAAAAGCAAAATTATTTGAGATGACCGATTCTTGGAATATCATCAATGCAGACGACCCGTATGGAAGAAAACTCGCTGATCGAGTAAAAGACTATAATACGAAACTAGTCACTTATGGAATTCATAATCAAGCAGATATTTCTGCAACGGACATAGAATATTCTTTTAATCATACAATCTACACGGTGAACACACCTACAGAGAGCGTTAAGATTAAAGTAAACCTGCCTGGAGAAATCTATGTTTTAAATAGTTTAGCTGCCATTGCTTGTGCATATTACAATGGAATTCCTATCGAGGTCATCCAGCAAGGAATTAATCATGTAAAAGGAATTAAAGGCCGTCTTGAAGTAGTCTATGAAAAAGATGATTTCAAAGTAATTGTCGACTTCGCACATACAGAGGATGCATTGGCAAAAGCAATCAATACGTTAAGACCATTTGCAAAAGGTCGAATCATCCTTGTATTTGGCGTCTATGCAGACCTTAGCGAGGATGGAAAACAGAAATTTAATGGTATGGCCAAAGTTGCGTCAACGCTTGCTGATCTTTCCATTATCACATTGGACAACCCCAAACATCATGATCCAAATGTGATTATGAAAGAAACGATCGAGGCAATGGAGAAACATAATGGAACATATGAGGCAATCCCTGATCGTAAGGAAGCAATCGAACACGCGATTAACATTAGTAACGAAAATGACGTTATCCTAATTGCAGGAAAAGGACATGAAACAACACAAATTATCGGCAGCTTGGAAATTCCTTTTAATGAAAGGGAAATTGCCTTAGATGCTCTAGCAGCAAAAACATTTTAATGTAATCAATTCACATTTTGGTGGTGCAATCATGAAAGACAAAAAGTTAGGAATCATTGGTGGAATGGGACCTTTAGCAACAAAGGTTTTCTATGAAAAAATCATTAATCATACCGTGGCACATAAGGATCAGGACCATATTGATACAATCATCCTAAGTCACGCCACCCTCCCCGACCGTACCGAAGCAATATTACGTGGTGAGGGAAAGACTTTTTTAAATGCTGTTAAAAAAGATATTGAACTACTCGAACATGCTGGAGTTGCTAATATCGCAATCCCATGTAATACTTCCCATTATTTCTATGATGAAATGCAAGCAATGACAAAAATTAATATTATTAACATGATTCGTGAAACTGCAGAATATATTTATCACAAACATGGTAAAGGAAGTAAGGTCGGCATCCTAGCAACAAACGGTACAATCTCTACCGGAATTTATGAGAATGAATGTAGAAGAAGTGAGCTTGATCCCTTCCATCCGAACGAAGATACACAGGATAAAATAATGAACATCATTTATAACATTAAAGCAGATGTGAATTATCAACCAGATGGGCTCGAATCTTTGATACATGACTTAATAACAAAAGAAGAATGTGCTTGCGTTATCTTAGGCTGTACGGAATTATCTTCCGTCATTTTAAGTGAGGAAAGTAAAAAACATTGTATTGATCCGATGGAGATTTTAACAGAAAATGCAATACGATTATCTGAAAAACGTTCAAAACTATCGTTAATCGATGAGCAAGTATTTATCTGATTGGATTTTAAGTGTGCGTTCTAAAAAGGAGGATAAAAAGGACCGAGAAGTTCGAGGCGGCGTAGCTTTGAGTAGCGGGCTTCCACAGGATGTTGTGACTTCTATGTTGCCCACAGGACGTGGGCGGTTTTAATAGAAGTTCCTTAACTGTTTTAGTGTGAGCAAACGTTCTTGCACGCAGGAAAAGTGTCTTTCTTTTCTAAGGAACGGAAAAGCAAGCCAACGAAGAAATTCGATGTGTCATTTTTACCGGACTTTTTGAACATCTTCTAAAAAGGAGGAGATACTGTTGAAGCAACAAGACAAACAGAAGTTTGATAGCTTTCTCAAGGAATCATTCAAAAATGATGTTGTCGTCCGTGAATTGCGATTATCAGATCCCGAGGTAGGTTACCTTCAACAATCTTTTCCAAATGCTGAAATAAGCAGCATATCAAAGAATAAGCAACAAGACAAACAATGGTATAAAGTAACACTGCAAAAAGCACAGATACCGCAACACGTATAATAAAAATGACAGCCCTTATGAATATAAAGGCTGTCATTTTTTATTTATCGGTATGCATTGTTTGTTGCTGCTTATTAAACTGCGACATAAGCGGAATGTTGATTTCCGCTACGGACAGCGGCTTTCCACAGGATTCTTCGGAAGAATAGCCCTTCCGATGGATCTACAGCCGTTGCTATTTCTCTTAATACCTTTATTACGATTCCATATTTTCATCTAAGATAATAATCTCAACACGCCGATTCTTCGCCATATTTTCTGGAGTATCATTTTCTGTTAGTGGACGCAGCTCGCCATATCCAGCAATAGAGAAGCGCGATTCATCAATGTCATAGGATTCGGTAAAATAGCGAACAACACTGCTTGCACGTGCTCCTGAGAGCTCCCAGTTAGATGGATAGCGGAAACTATTCATCGGTCTGCTATCTGTATGTCCTTCCACTTTTACTTCATTTGGAATTTGCGAAAGTAATGTACCTATTCTTTGTAAAAATGGAATTCCAGCTTCTAGAATATCCGCTTCACCTGGATTAAAAAAGATACTGTCTTGAAGCACTAACTCCACACCACGGTCTGTACGATTCGCGGTTATTATCCCATTCAGGTCATGTTCATTTAAATATGCTTCGACATTATCTACCAATCCAGTTAATGAATCTGCTTCTTCTTCAGGCTGTTCTATGTCATTTTCAGTCTCCAAGTTGATTGGAACCTCAAACTCATTCATATCTTTTCCATTTTCCTCTATGCTCGTCTTATTTGCCGGGTATCCATTTGGGACAACAGATGGAAGGAAATCAAAAATCATTCTATTTTGAAATGATTCAGAAACTGCATTTAATCTTGTCTGATCAACCTGTGACATGGAAAATAGCAAAACGAAAAACACTAAAATCAATGTAATCATATCTGAATATGTAACCATCCATTTTGGTGAACCATTATTAGCTGATTTCCTAATTTGTCTACGCTTCATTGATACCGTTCCCAACAAACGCTGAATCATCTTTAGGGTCTTTCTGCTTTACCAGCGTTCTTTTAGGCAGAAAGGCACTTAGCTTCTCTTCCAATATTCGTGGATTTTGACCGGATTGAACACCGATAATTCCCTCGATAATAATCTGCTTAATAAAGACTTCTTCCTCTGTTTTCGCCTCTAGCTTACTTGACATCGGCAGAAAGAATAAATTCGCTAATACCGTTCCATAAAGCGTTGTCAGTAATGCAACGGCCATACTAGGTCCAAGCGCAGATGCATCGTCTAAATCATTTAGCATTAATACAAGGCCAATTAACGTACCAATCATTCCCCAAGCTGGTGCATACTCCCCTGCTTTTTCAAATAAAACTCTACCTTTATAATGACGGTCTTCCATTGCCGTAATTTCTGCTTCCATAATATCCTTGATAACTTCTGGTTCTACCCCATCCACAGCAAGCAGGAAGCCTTTTCGTATGAATTTATCCTCAATCTCTGTTATTTCAGATTCAAGTGAAAGAATGCCTTCTCTTCTTGCACGATCAGATAATTGGATGAAAAGCCGTACTAATCCATAAAGCTCCTGTTCATGTTTATGAAAAGCCTGCTTAAAAATATTTCCAGCCAATTTAATTTGTTCGAGTTTAAACGTAATCATCATCGAGCCAATGACCCCACCGATAACAATGAAGATAGATGGGATATCTAAAAATGATGCGAGGCCTTCGCTTCCCCCACTTGATAGAATCGCGAGCATAATCATAATAAAACCTACAGTAATGCCGATAGGAGTCAATATATCACGTTTTCTCATCATTAAATCTCCCTCAAATTAATATACAAATGTAAGAAAGCCACCAAAGTCATATTGGAAGCTTATTTTTATAGAAGAAAGTATAACAACTTTCTTAACGAAGTAGTGCAACTAAGGCTGTCACCAAAAAAACGGTGAAACCTCAGTTTTCTTACATCGCATTCGTATATTTCTTATATCGGCATTCTAATTATAAAGTTGAATCTCTTACTTCAATTCGATGTGGTAATGTAACATTTTTTTCTGTTACTTCTTCTTTATTCATATATTTCGTAAGCAGTCGCATTGCTACCGCACCAATATCATACATCGGCTGAACAACCGTTGATAAAGTTGGACGAACCATTGTTGCAAGTCTTGTATTGTCAAACCCAAATACTTGTACATCCTCTGGAACTTTTAGACCTGAATCTTGTACACCATGGATAACTCCTAACGCCATTTCATCTGCAGCAACAAAGATTGCAGATGGTAATTTCCCAAGCTCTGCAAGTTGTTTAACAGCATCTAGTCCAGACTCATAAGAATAATCACCCTTCACGATTAAATCCTCATTCAGTGTGATAGATGCTTCTTCCAATGCACGTTTATAGCCATTGTACTTGTATTGGTCCACTGTTGTTTCTAATGTACCACTCACAAATGCAGGGTGTTTATTCCCTTTTTCAATTAAATATTTTGTTGCTTCATATGCAGCTGCTTCATAATCGATATTTACAGCAGCAATTGATTGCGTATCATCATACGTAGATGCTAGTACGACAGGTACATTGGCAGTATTAAATTGATTAATATGCTCTTCAGTAATTGTTCCACCCATGAACAGAATGCCGTCTACTTGTTTTTCAAACATTGTATTGATTAATTTTAATTCATTCTCTTTATTTTGGTCAGAGTTACTTAAAATGATATTGTATTTATACATTCTCGCAATATCTTCTATTCCACGTGCCAATTCAGAGAAGAAGATGCTTGAAATATCAGGAATAATTGCACCAACGGTTGTTGTTTTCTTACTTGCTAATCCACGTGCAACGGCATTTGGACGATATCCTAGTCGCTCAATCGTTGCCTGCACTTTCTTACGTGTTGTTGGTTTTACGTTCGGGTTGCCATTCACTACTCGGGAAACGGTAGCCATGGACACGTTTGCTTCTCTTGCTACATCATATATTGTTATATTCATGTTTCATTACCTCCTAATATTGTTCCAAGCCCATTTCTTTTATCTTATCATACTCTACCACGTAAAAAATTACAAAACATAAAGCAAAAATAATCTTTAACTTACTGGTAAATGGACATTTATTCGGGCTTTCTTATTATTTGTAGCTAGTTAAATTAAATGCAAAAAGCTAATCATTGATGTAATGATTAGCTTCTCACATTTTATATAGAGTGGTTGGTTTTATCTAAGTCGTCTATCTAAATCTGTTATTTCCTCAAAGAATTTATCGAATGTTGGAATATCCATTTGCTGAGCAGAGTCAGAAAGTGCAACTGCTGGATCTGGATGTACTTCTGCCATGACTCCGTCTGCACCAATAGCAATTGCTGCTTTTGCCGTCGGAAGAAGTAAATCACGACGTCCAGTTGAATGCGTAACATCAACCATTACAGGTAAATGCGTTTCTTGTTTCAATACAGGAACCGCTGAAATATCTAATGTATTACGTGTTGCTGTTTCATAGGTGCGAATTCCGCGTTCACATAAAATAATATTTCCATTTCCGCGTGACATAATATATTCAGCTGCATTGATAAATTCTGAGATTGTTGCTGATAATCCACGTTTTAATAGCACTGGTTTATCTACTTCCCCTGCTGCCTTTAATAACTCGAAGTTCTGCATGTTTCGGGCACCAATTTGAATGACATCTAAGTATTCAATCGCTTGTTCGATATGTGCAGGATTTACAATTTCACTAATTACAGCCAAATCGTATTCATCTGCTACTCTTCTAAGAATCTGTAAACCTTCTATTCCTAGACCTTGGAAGTCATATGGAGAAGTTCTTGGCTTGAATGCGCCACCTCTTAAAAGTTTTAGCCCCTTGCTTTGCAATACTTTTCCAACTGCAGCAGTTTGTTCGTAGCTTTCGACTGCACATGGACCAAATACAAAATGAGTATTGCCGTCACCAACTTTTTCCCCTTTTATTTCAACTACTGTATTATCCGCTTTCTTCTTACGTGAAACGAGTAATGCTTTGCGATGATCGTCTTCCTGTAACTCTAATCCTGCTTTAAAGATTTCCTTGAAAATATGTTCAATCGTAGAATTTTCAAAGGGACCATTATTTTTCGATGTGATTAGATTTAACATTTCACGTTCTCTAATTGGATCAAATCGATACATACTTTGCTTGCTCTTCACTTGGCCAATTTGTTGAACAAGTGCTGCACGATTATTGATTAGTTCAAGTATTTCTAGATTAACTTCATCTAATTGATTTCTTAATTGATCCATTTCATTACTCATTTCATATACGCCCCCAGATGATTTTATATTATAATAATTAGAGACAATTATAGCTAAAATATTATCATTTGTCACCCTAAACTTGTAGTATAATAGAAATAATCAATCAATTTATATAATAATTTGACGAAAAATAGACATGTTAATTGTTGCTATCTAGCCAATGAAAGCGCAATTAGATAAATTTAAAATTTTAAAATATATTTGATTAATTTCGCAACTTATAGAGGAGTATTTCAATGGAGAACCAGATTTTTGCTTTAGATATCGGTACGAGAACCGTTACTGGAATTATTTTAGAACAACAAGAAGAGAAGTATGCTGTTGTCGATTATTACATAAAAGAACATCGAGACAGGTCGATGCTCGATGGACAAATCCATAATGTGATTGCGGTCGCTGACGTAATTAGAGAAGTGCGAGAAGAGCTGGAGAAACGTACAGGTTCAACATTACATAAAGTTTGTGTAGCAGCTGCTGGGAGATCCTTAAGAACGGTAGAATCCACTGCAGTTATCCCATTAAATCAACAAATGATCACTGATAAAGAAACGATAAAGCACATTGAGCTAAGCGCTGTGCAAACAGCCCAAGTGAAACTAGCTGAGCTTGAGAAGAATAATGATTACTCCAATTATTATTGTGTTGGCTATTCTGTCCTTCAGTACACGATTGATAATGAAAAAATCGGCTCCCTCATCGACCAAAGCGGGGAGGCTGCTGCTGTAGAAATCATCGCCACCTTCCTTCCTAAAGTGGTCGTTGAATCTCTACTTGCTGCACTCGCACGTGCCGATATTGAGATGGAAGCATTAACGCTAGAGCCTATAGCAGCAATCAATGTATTGATACCAGAATCGATGAGAAGATTAAATGTCGCATTGGTCGATATTGGAGCAGGAACAAGTGATATCGCGATAACGGATCGCGGTACGGTCGTTGCATACGGTATGGTGCCAGTTGCAGGTGATGAAATAACCGAAGCGATTAGCGATCAGTACTTACTCGACTTTCCAGAGGCAGAACAAACGAAGCGAAGGATTGTTAATAAAGGAAAAGCTACTGTCCAGGATATATTAGGTTTTGAAACAGTCATTACATATGACGCGCTAGTGAAGGATGTTAAAAGTCAAGTAAAAAAACTAGCCAAATCAATTACAAAAGAAATTTTCCAATTAAATGGAAAGGCACCAAAAGCAGTGATGTTAGTAGGTGGTGGAAGCTTAACACCGGAATTACCAACAATACTAGCAGAAAAATTACAGCTCCCTGCCAATCGGGTTGCTGTTCGAGGAATTGATGCAATCCAAAGCCTAATGCAAAATGATAGTATACCAAAAGGTCCAGATTTTATTACGCCAATTGGGATTGCAATCGCTGCTAAGCAAAATCCAATTCATTATATCAGTATCCATGTCAATGCAAAATTGATTCGACTATTTGAAATGAAACAATTAACGGTTGGTGATTGTCTCGTACAAGCAGGTATCGTAATAAATAAATGGTACGGAAAGCCTGGAAATGCCTCGATTATAAATCTTAATGGGCAAGCAATCACGATACCAGGAAAATATGGTACAGCCCCAGTCATCACGCTGAATAGTCAAGCGGCAGGTGTCGAGGACATCGTCCATCATCAGGATGAAATTGCGATTTCAAAGGGGGCGGATGGAAATGGTGCAGATGTAACCCTTGGTGAACTGATTGGTGAAGTCCCATCACTTAAGATTCAATTTAATCAGCAGCTTACGGAAATCAAACCTATAATCTATGTAAATAAGAGGATAAAGAATTGGGATTATCATGTGCAGGATAATGATGATATTGTGATTGAAGAGGTCAAGACAATAGAAGATTTCCTTAGAAACAGTACAAGTCATATGGTCAGTGAAACTGAAGTCTTTATGATCTACGTTAATATCGAAGCAATAAATCTTGATGTTGGGGCAACTCAGTATTATCTTAACGGAAGGCAAGTTAGCATCGACCACCCATTAAGACAGCATGATCAGCTTATCATAAGCGATGCAAGAACACCGACAGTTCGTGACCTATTAACAAAGGTTGGCCTTGACTTTTGGCAAACGATTAAAATTACTTTCAATGGCAAGGTTATTCATTTACAACAGCCTATTTTACGCATCCTGCGTGACGGAGTGGAATTACATGAAGATAATGTCATAAGTCGATTAGAACGGCTGGAAATAAAGGAGCGCCCACCTGAACCTTTTATTTTCCAGGATGTGTTTCGTTATGTAGACATTGATTTAGACCAAATCAGTGGAAAATTTAAATTATATAAAAATGAGCAGCCAACAAGCTTTGACGTACCAATTGAAGATGGAGATGCGCTTGCATTAAGATGGGATTAAGTCAGAAATGTATTCGCTTGGCTTAAGTAAACAAATGGAAGGCAAACAAAGAGCTACAGCCCGTTCAAGCTGTAGCTTCATTAATTTTATTATTTTTGTGGTTGGCTTACTTTTGTTTGAGCCTTATTCGCTGCTTTTTGTGTAGAGTTATTAACATTTTTTGCTGCTTCTTGGGTTTTTTCGTTTATATTTTTTGTTACTGCTTGAGCTTTCTCATTAGCATTCTTCGTTAATTCTTCTGTTTTTCCATTGACGTTTTTTGCTAATTCCTCAGATTTGTTGCTAACATTTTTACTTAACTCTTTCGTCTTTTCAGCTACAGTCTTTGTTAAATCCTGTGTCTTTTGCGCAACATTTTTTGATACTTGTGATGTTGTATCCATTGCTTTTTTACGTAAATCAGATCCTGTTGTGAATGCTTTATCTTTCCAATCAGAACCTTTTTCTTGTGCAATATCTTTCCAACCACTTGCACGATATTTCATTTGGGTTGCACCTTGATTAAGGTCGCCTCTTAATTGTCTGCCTGTTTTTGGAGCGAATAATAACGCTACAGAAGCACCTACAATCGTTCCAACTAATGTTCCAATTAAAAAGTCTTTTGTATTAATATTATCAGCCATTTCTATTCCTCCTAAAGTTTATTTCTTTTTGCTTTTTCTATTGTTAACAAAATCAAAGATTGTTGCTCCCCATTTAACTGCTTCAGCAGCTTTTGCTTGGTCTTCTTTAGATGTTCGTGAAATGCTTTGGGAAAGATCGTTCAATGCTTCATTGAACCCTCTTACCGAATCACCAACACCTTTAGCTCCATCAAAAAGATTATTTAATTTCGCTGACTTCTTATTCATATCATCTGCTAATTCATTCGTTTTATTAAGTAATTCTTTAGTTTCTGTCGTAACACCTTGAATTTGTGTCTCTAATCCTTTTAATGTGGTAGACACTTCTCCCATGGTCTCTTTCGCTGCCTTCAATGTAATAATGACATAAATTACTAAAACCACAAATGCTATAGCTGCAATAATCGCAGCAAGATACAACATCACTTCCACGTAAGATTCAACCCCTTTTTCAAAAATATTTTTCTACTAGTGCAATTGGAATAAATAGTTGCGGTTTGCTAAAGCTTTTAGAGGATGTTCTAAAAGTCCGGTATAAATGACACATTGAATTTCTTGGTTGGCTTGCTTTTCCGTTCCTTGGAAAAGAAAGACACTTTTCCTGCGTGCAAGAACGTTTGCTCACACTAAAACAGTTAAGGAACTTCTATTAAAACCGCCCACGTCCTCTGGGCAACATAGAGGTCAACACATCCTGTGGAAGCCCGCTACTCAAAGCTACGCCGTCTCGAACTTCTCGGTCCTTTTTATCCTCCTTTTGAACACTCACTTTTACAATTCTTATTAAGTATTTCCCTCTTGCCTGATTGGTTAAACATATGTAGGGTAATTTTCAAATTGCAAACCTATTCATCCATATACCTAGTATATAACTTTTCTTTATTTTTATCGAGAAAAAGGATAAATAATCTCTCAGTATGAATAAAAAGGCTCATTTTGTATTATTTAGTGCTGCAGGAAATACTGCAATATAAAAAAGATACGATTTCCAACTGTATTGTGAATTCGTATCTTTTTCTATTATTATTTAGTTATTGGG of Oceanobacillus zhaokaii contains these proteins:
- a CDS encoding UDP-N-acetylmuramoyl-L-alanyl-D-glutamate--2,6-diaminopimelate ligase; its protein translation is MLLTSILQGLSFDVIQGDINQEIHSIAYDSRDVQANSVFVAISGFSVDGHNYIDSAIERGASIIIAERNIKTDKDVTILQVANTRNALALISANFYQHPTEKLNLIGITGTNGKTSISYFIKSIYEEAKKSIALIGTIGTVINDQLIQTKNTTPESLNLQQFFAAMLEENTENCMMEVSSHALNLDRVAYSRFNTGIFTNLTPDHLELHKNMDEYFEAKAKLFEMTDSWNIINADDPYGRKLADRVKDYNTKLVTYGIHNQADISATDIEYSFNHTIYTVNTPTESVKIKVNLPGEIYVLNSLAAIACAYYNGIPIEVIQQGINHVKGIKGRLEVVYEKDDFKVIVDFAHTEDALAKAINTLRPFAKGRIILVFGVYADLSEDGKQKFNGMAKVASTLADLSIITLDNPKHHDPNVIMKETIEAMEKHNGTYEAIPDRKEAIEHAINISNENDVILIAGKGHETTQIIGSLEIPFNEREIALDALAAKTF
- a CDS encoding aspartate/glutamate racemase family protein translates to MKDKKLGIIGGMGPLATKVFYEKIINHTVAHKDQDHIDTIILSHATLPDRTEAILRGEGKTFLNAVKKDIELLEHAGVANIAIPCNTSHYFYDEMQAMTKINIINMIRETAEYIYHKHGKGSKVGILATNGTISTGIYENECRRSELDPFHPNEDTQDKIMNIIYNIKADVNYQPDGLESLIHDLITKEECACVILGCTELSSVILSEESKKHCIDPMEILTENAIRLSEKRSKLSLIDEQVFI
- the motS gene encoding flagellar motor protein MotS yields the protein MKRRQIRKSANNGSPKWMVTYSDMITLILVFFVLLFSMSQVDQTRLNAVSESFQNRMIFDFLPSVVPNGYPANKTSIEENGKDMNEFEVPINLETENDIEQPEEEADSLTGLVDNVEAYLNEHDLNGIITANRTDRGVELVLQDSIFFNPGEADILEAGIPFLQRIGTLLSQIPNEVKVEGHTDSRPMNSFRYPSNWELSGARASSVVRYFTESYDIDESRFSIAGYGELRPLTENDTPENMAKNRRVEIIILDENMES
- the motP gene encoding flagellar motor protein MotP → MRKRDILTPIGITVGFIMIMLAILSSGGSEGLASFLDIPSIFIVIGGVIGSMMITFKLEQIKLAGNIFKQAFHKHEQELYGLVRLFIQLSDRARREGILSLESEITEIEDKFIRKGFLLAVDGVEPEVIKDIMEAEITAMEDRHYKGRVLFEKAGEYAPAWGMIGTLIGLVLMLNDLDDASALGPSMAVALLTTLYGTVLANLFFLPMSSKLEAKTEEEVFIKQIIIEGIIGVQSGQNPRILEEKLSAFLPKRTLVKQKDPKDDSAFVGNGINEA
- the ccpA gene encoding catabolite control protein A — encoded protein: MNITIYDVAREANVSMATVSRVVNGNPNVKPTTRKKVQATIERLGYRPNAVARGLASKKTTTVGAIIPDISSIFFSELARGIEDIARMYKYNIILSNSDQNKENELKLINTMFEKQVDGILFMGGTITEEHINQFNTANVPVVLASTYDDTQSIAAVNIDYEAAAYEATKYLIEKGNKHPAFVSGTLETTVDQYKYNGYKRALEEASITLNEDLIVKGDYSYESGLDAVKQLAELGKLPSAIFVAADEMALGVIHGVQDSGLKVPEDVQVFGFDNTRLATMVRPTLSTVVQPMYDIGAVAMRLLTKYMNKEEVTEKNVTLPHRIEVRDSTL
- a CDS encoding bifunctional 3-deoxy-7-phosphoheptulonate synthase/chorismate mutase, with the protein product MSNEMDQLRNQLDEVNLEILELINNRAALVQQIGQVKSKQSMYRFDPIREREMLNLITSKNNGPFENSTIEHIFKEIFKAGLELQEDDHRKALLVSRKKKADNTVVEIKGEKVGDGNTHFVFGPCAVESYEQTAAVGKVLQSKGLKLLRGGAFKPRTSPYDFQGLGIEGLQILRRVADEYDLAVISEIVNPAHIEQAIEYLDVIQIGARNMQNFELLKAAGEVDKPVLLKRGLSATISEFINAAEYIMSRGNGNIILCERGIRTYETATRNTLDISAVPVLKQETHLPVMVDVTHSTGRRDLLLPTAKAAIAIGADGVMAEVHPDPAVALSDSAQQMDIPTFDKFFEEITDLDRRLR
- the pilM gene encoding cell division protein FtsA, whose amino-acid sequence is MENQIFALDIGTRTVTGIILEQQEEKYAVVDYYIKEHRDRSMLDGQIHNVIAVADVIREVREELEKRTGSTLHKVCVAAAGRSLRTVESTAVIPLNQQMITDKETIKHIELSAVQTAQVKLAELEKNNDYSNYYCVGYSVLQYTIDNEKIGSLIDQSGEAAAVEIIATFLPKVVVESLLAALARADIEMEALTLEPIAAINVLIPESMRRLNVALVDIGAGTSDIAITDRGTVVAYGMVPVAGDEITEAISDQYLLDFPEAEQTKRRIVNKGKATVQDILGFETVITYDALVKDVKSQVKKLAKSITKEIFQLNGKAPKAVMLVGGGSLTPELPTILAEKLQLPANRVAVRGIDAIQSLMQNDSIPKGPDFITPIGIAIAAKQNPIHYISIHVNAKLIRLFEMKQLTVGDCLVQAGIVINKWYGKPGNASIINLNGQAITIPGKYGTAPVITLNSQAAGVEDIVHHQDEIAISKGADGNGADVTLGELIGEVPSLKIQFNQQLTEIKPIIYVNKRIKNWDYHVQDNDDIVIEEVKTIEDFLRNSTSHMVSETEVFMIYVNIEAINLDVGATQYYLNGRQVSIDHPLRQHDQLIISDARTPTVRDLLTKVGLDFWQTIKITFNGKVIHLQQPILRILRDGVELHEDNVISRLERLEIKERPPEPFIFQDVFRYVDIDLDQISGKFKLYKNEQPTSFDVPIEDGDALALRWD
- a CDS encoding YtxH domain-containing protein, yielding MADNINTKDFLIGTLVGTIVGASVALLFAPKTGRQLRGDLNQGATQMKYRASGWKDIAQEKGSDWKDKAFTTGSDLRKKAMDTTSQVSKNVAQKTQDLTKTVAEKTKELSKNVSNKSEELAKNVNGKTEELTKNANEKAQAVTKNINEKTQEAAKNVNNSTQKAANKAQTKVSQPQK
- a CDS encoding DUF948 domain-containing protein; protein product: MLYLAAIIAAIAFVVLVIYVIITLKAAKETMGEVSTTLKGLETQIQGVTTETKELLNKTNELADDMNKKSAKLNNLFDGAKGVGDSVRGFNEALNDLSQSISRTSKEDQAKAAEAVKWGATIFDFVNNRKSKKK